The following proteins are encoded in a genomic region of Gemmatimonadota bacterium:
- a CDS encoding nucleotidyltransferase domain-containing protein, translating to MNVKEQKITESLLDEIANKIVEHFHPDQIILFGSQAYGEPKTDSDLDLLVIMDTDLRPTARSAAIARICRPKYVAMDIVVRTPEEIQTHLQNFDPFLEEIFKLGRILYKSAG from the coding sequence ATGAATGTGAAAGAACAAAAAATTACAGAATCGCTTTTGGATGAGATCGCAAACAAAATTGTCGAACACTTTCATCCAGATCAGATTATCCTCTTTGGCTCTCAGGCTTATGGCGAGCCAAAGACCGATAGCGATTTAGATTTGCTCGTCATTATGGATACAGATTTGCGTCCAACAGCGCGAAGTGCCGCAATTGCTCGCATTTGTCGTCCCAAATACGTTGCAATGGATATTGTCGTGCGTACACCTGAAGAAATTCAAACCCATCTGCAAAATTTTGATCCCTTTCTCGAGGAAATTTTCAAACTTGGACGCATCCTCTACAAATCCGCCGGGTGA
- a CDS encoding Rieske (2Fe-2S) protein, protein MAVTTLDYVPCARVEDIPEGGIMAVNVEGHAIALAKSDGEIRAVDNRCPHMGYPLSEGSIHNGLIICHWHHARFDLVSGCTFDPFADDVRSYPVDVQDGEIYVNVHATHPDPVGHWKRRLSESLEQNINLVIAKSVIALRGQRVDGDEIAEIGARYGALRRRQGWGPGLTILTCMANVVPKLAPEDQVLALYQGLLHVASETSNAAPRIVFTPLETEDLTLARIKAWFRYLIEVRNADGAERALLTAIQMGATPSEMCDMLVAAATDHFYRDGGHVLDFINKGFEVLERIGWDKADEILPSLVGVLSGSQRSEELNRWRSPVDLVALLRDAFDELEDLVREGEGKTWDDADALTEVLSGDDPHAIVDGLKAAFAGGATLTQLTQTLTYAAALRIARFHVKNEFADWIAVLHTHSAANALHQCAKRAPSLDLARGIFHGAMALYFDRWFNKPAARLPQDQRATQQLPEDADELLDSFVELLDTQAQVDEAGRIAYRYLSLGHPRGALCERLGHVLLREDAEFHSFQMLESAFSQAEELDEERARITLVGAARYLAAHAPTARALGQTANLALRLHRGEDLSAEDPDEEV, encoded by the coding sequence ATGGCTGTGACGACACTTGATTATGTGCCCTGCGCGCGTGTGGAGGATATTCCCGAGGGTGGGATTATGGCTGTGAATGTGGAGGGCCACGCGATTGCGCTGGCAAAGTCGGATGGCGAGATCCGGGCGGTGGATAATCGGTGCCCGCATATGGGGTATCCGCTGAGTGAGGGGTCGATTCACAATGGGTTGATTATTTGCCACTGGCATCACGCGCGGTTTGATCTGGTTAGTGGGTGTACGTTTGATCCGTTTGCGGATGATGTTCGGAGTTATCCGGTGGATGTGCAGGATGGTGAGATTTATGTCAATGTGCATGCGACGCATCCCGATCCGGTGGGTCATTGGAAGCGGCGGTTGAGCGAGAGTTTGGAGCAGAATATCAATCTGGTGATTGCCAAGTCGGTGATCGCGCTTCGGGGTCAGCGGGTCGATGGCGATGAGATTGCAGAGATTGGGGCGCGGTATGGTGCGCTGAGGCGGCGCCAGGGGTGGGGTCCGGGGTTGACGATTTTGACGTGTATGGCCAATGTGGTGCCAAAGCTGGCGCCCGAGGATCAGGTTCTGGCGCTGTATCAGGGGTTGTTGCATGTGGCGAGCGAAACGAGTAATGCAGCGCCGAGGATTGTTTTTACGCCGCTGGAGACGGAGGATCTGACGCTGGCGCGGATTAAGGCGTGGTTCCGCTATTTGATTGAGGTGCGAAATGCCGATGGTGCGGAACGCGCGTTGTTGACGGCGATTCAGATGGGGGCAACGCCTTCGGAGATGTGCGATATGCTGGTGGCTGCAGCGACGGATCACTTTTATCGCGATGGCGGGCATGTGCTGGATTTTATCAATAAGGGTTTTGAGGTGCTCGAGCGCATTGGATGGGATAAGGCCGATGAGATTTTGCCGTCGCTGGTGGGGGTGCTTTCGGGTTCGCAGCGGAGTGAGGAGTTGAATCGGTGGCGCAGTCCCGTCGATCTGGTGGCGTTGTTACGCGATGCGTTTGATGAGCTTGAGGATCTGGTTCGCGAGGGCGAGGGGAAGACGTGGGACGATGCGGATGCCTTGACGGAGGTTTTGTCAGGTGATGATCCGCACGCGATTGTGGATGGGTTGAAGGCGGCATTTGCCGGTGGGGCGACGCTGACGCAGTTGACGCAGACGCTGACTTATGCAGCGGCTTTGCGGATTGCGCGGTTTCACGTTAAGAATGAGTTTGCCGATTGGATCGCTGTGCTGCATACGCATTCGGCGGCTAATGCGCTGCATCAATGTGCAAAGCGCGCGCCGTCTCTGGATCTGGCGCGGGGGATTTTTCACGGTGCAATGGCGCTGTATTTTGATCGGTGGTTTAATAAGCCGGCGGCCCGATTGCCGCAGGATCAGCGCGCGACCCAGCAGTTGCCGGAGGATGCGGATGAGTTGCTGGATTCTTTTGTGGAATTGCTGGATACACAGGCTCAGGTGGATGAGGCGGGACGGATTGCGTATCGGTATTTGTCGCTGGGTCATCCGCGCGGTGCTTTGTGCGAGCGGTTGGGCCATGTGTTGTTGCGAGAAGATGCCGAGTTTCATTCGTTTCAGATGCTGGAGTCCGCGTTTAGCCAGGCAGAGGAGCTGGATGAGGAACGCGCACGGATTACGCTGGTGGGCGCGGCGCGGTATCTGGCAGCGCATGCACCAACGGCGCGCGCGTTGGGACAGACAGCGAATTTGGCACTTCGATTGCACAGGGGAGAGGATCTTTCGGCTGAGGATCCGGATGAGGAAGTTTGA
- the fucU gene encoding L-fucose mutarotase, translated as MLVGISPLFSPELLATIYRMGHGDEIVLADAHFPGHSVNANTLRADGLGVAALLEAILPLFVLDTYVDSPVFMMDAVPGDALDPAVEASYRAVIDRVWPDTPPIARVERFAFYEQARDAFAVVMTGETAKYGNVILKKGVTPV; from the coding sequence ATGCTCGTTGGTATATCCCCATTGTTCAGTCCCGAGTTGTTGGCTACGATTTATCGCATGGGACACGGAGATGAGATTGTTCTGGCAGATGCACATTTTCCCGGGCATTCGGTGAATGCCAATACGCTGCGGGCAGATGGTCTGGGGGTTGCGGCATTGCTGGAAGCGATTTTGCCGCTGTTTGTGCTGGATACGTATGTGGATAGTCCGGTTTTTATGATGGATGCGGTGCCGGGCGATGCGCTCGATCCAGCGGTGGAGGCGTCTTACCGGGCTGTTATTGACAGGGTATGGCCAGATACGCCCCCTATTGCGCGCGTTGAACGTTTTGCGTTTTACGAACAGGCGAGAGATGCGTTTGCGGTTGTTATGACTGGGGAGACTGCAAAATACGGCAATGTTATTTTGAAGAAGGGTGTGACGCCTGTGTAG
- a CDS encoding MFS transporter: protein MSSNSNNSRFQTRDVITLSGGHAVHDTYSGFLPPLLPIFIQTLSLSKTEASLLMVVRQAPSVFQPIIGHQADRLNLRSLVILGPAITGIAMSLLGIAQGYLALVVLLLITGFSSAAFHAVGPAMAGTLSGSNLGRGMGIWMLCGELGRTLGPILIVSVIGLWGIAGTTYLIPAGVVASLILLLRMRSVASRVISAYKALTWQAALKRMAPVLIPLSGIVFVRAFMMASLTAFLPTFLTEEGTSLWLSGASLSVLEGAGIGGALIGGWVSDRWGRKQVLGFSMIATPLLLFVFLGTQGWALFPILIILGFVALSTGPVVMAMVQESCPENRAFANGLYMGAGFVLRGVAMLLLGIMADAYGLRRAFEISAILMLLGVVLVFRIPGRSP from the coding sequence TTGTCCTCAAATAGTAATAACAGTCGTTTTCAGACCCGTGACGTAATCACCCTCTCCGGTGGGCATGCAGTACACGACACATACAGCGGATTCTTACCCCCCTTACTTCCCATTTTCATTCAAACCCTCTCCCTATCCAAAACCGAAGCCAGCTTGTTAATGGTCGTCAGACAGGCCCCCTCGGTATTTCAACCCATCATCGGACATCAGGCAGACCGCCTGAACTTGCGATCTCTCGTAATCCTGGGACCTGCAATAACGGGCATCGCCATGAGCCTGCTCGGCATAGCGCAAGGTTACCTCGCCCTCGTCGTCCTATTATTAATCACGGGATTTAGCTCCGCGGCTTTTCACGCCGTTGGACCCGCAATGGCCGGAACGCTCTCAGGCTCCAACCTGGGCCGCGGAATGGGCATCTGGATGTTGTGCGGTGAACTCGGTCGCACCCTGGGACCTATATTAATCGTAAGCGTCATCGGCCTGTGGGGAATCGCCGGAACAACCTATCTAATACCCGCAGGCGTCGTGGCCTCACTGATACTCTTATTGCGAATGAGAAGCGTCGCCAGCCGCGTCATATCAGCCTATAAAGCACTGACCTGGCAGGCCGCCTTAAAACGCATGGCACCGGTCCTGATACCGCTATCGGGCATTGTCTTTGTCCGCGCATTTATGATGGCCTCTCTAACCGCATTCCTCCCCACCTTCTTGACCGAAGAAGGCACCAGCTTATGGCTATCGGGCGCATCTCTCTCCGTACTGGAAGGCGCGGGCATTGGCGGCGCACTAATCGGCGGATGGGTAAGCGACCGATGGGGACGCAAACAAGTCCTCGGATTCTCCATGATCGCAACTCCTCTCCTCCTATTTGTCTTTCTCGGAACCCAGGGCTGGGCCTTATTTCCCATCTTAATCATCCTGGGCTTTGTCGCCCTCTCCACCGGTCCCGTGGTCATGGCAATGGTACAGGAAAGCTGCCCAGAAAACCGAGCTTTTGCCAACGGGCTTTACATGGGCGCGGGATTCGTGCTTCGCGGCGTGGCAATGTTGCTCCTCGGCATCATGGCAGATGCCTATGGCCTGCGCCGGGCTTTTGAAATCAGCGCGATCTTGATGTTGCTCGGAGTAGTGCTGGTATTTCGGATACCGGGTAGAAGCCCATAA
- a CDS encoding ABC transporter permease, whose amino-acid sequence MFRNYLTVAYRNLVRYKVYSAINITGLAIGIAFCILTFLYIHHEWTYDAFHKNADRIYRIYAEFRGPDKKFYRTPTLPTALRNELVQTATGVDRAVRLVAGRGDDPSDREIQVTYGDQIFKLPFLIVDPEFLDIFSFPLRSGDSEIALKHPHSVVLSTKTAKKIFGDENPIGKQLILRSLWNHERADFTVTGVAEPIPDNSSIQFEMLLPYQHLWFFLHQEADDWKGRGCDTYVQLSENTKFADIDPAMRSIVKAHMLRPEISEDNFHLRLQPLTNLHHRIDIMETINHGVKAPRDPMNGYGLICLSLLVLVMASINFINLAVGRLVTRTKEVGIRKVVGAVRPQLIRQFLSESILLSLVAVVLGLSLAELVLPFFNEFMHQNLSFNNIFTWPAFVFLIALIGVVGLLIGSYPAFMISGFNPVRILTGRFKLSHRNLFGRGLVFGQFAVSSALITCTLIMVYQLQFVKEKDLGFNKEFVIDINTDSLPFGKEHALLKNRYLQHHKVIGCTTARYLLFDKRSQRGMGYEGKDEQGQSIRARRFYVDYDFVKTFEMKVLSGRDFDSNTNDQARGSALVNEELVKQMGWDDPLGQTITFEGKAARLLRKPKGVTRVIGVVQNFYLLPLQQNVQPAMLLLNPGIGDDARNFFVRIKPDDVAGTLKYLETGWKEIAPAGEPFLFTFLDEDIENYYRDFLSWSKIVSYATILAVFIACLGAFGLTALAVARRTKEIGIRKIMGASVLNIVSLLSREFVILVIVAILCAWPLTYLVMIWWLQSFAYRIGLTAGVFVLGALLTLLVVIGTVSLQAVKAAKMNPVEALRYE is encoded by the coding sequence ATGTTCCGCAATTACCTGACCGTAGCATACCGAAACCTCGTGCGTTACAAAGTGTATTCTGCGATCAACATTACCGGCCTGGCAATCGGCATTGCCTTCTGCATTTTGACCTTCTTGTACATACATCACGAATGGACCTATGATGCGTTTCACAAGAATGCCGATCGCATTTATCGGATATATGCTGAATTCCGTGGTCCCGATAAGAAATTTTATCGCACACCCACATTGCCGACCGCTTTGCGCAATGAATTGGTACAAACGGCAACAGGCGTGGACCGGGCTGTACGCTTAGTTGCTGGCCGAGGAGACGACCCCTCAGATCGCGAGATACAGGTCACTTATGGTGATCAGATCTTCAAGTTGCCTTTTTTGATCGTAGATCCCGAGTTCTTAGACATATTTTCGTTTCCCCTTCGCTCTGGCGATTCGGAAATTGCCCTCAAACATCCCCACTCTGTTGTATTGAGCACTAAAACAGCAAAGAAAATTTTCGGAGATGAAAATCCAATCGGAAAACAACTGATACTGCGATCTCTATGGAACCATGAACGCGCTGATTTCACAGTAACCGGCGTCGCCGAACCCATACCCGACAACTCATCGATTCAGTTTGAAATGTTGCTACCATATCAGCATCTATGGTTTTTTCTGCACCAGGAAGCAGATGATTGGAAGGGCCGGGGGTGTGACACTTACGTTCAACTCAGTGAAAATACAAAATTCGCAGATATAGATCCCGCGATGCGTTCGATTGTAAAAGCGCATATGCTCCGCCCAGAGATCTCAGAAGACAACTTTCATTTGCGACTTCAGCCGCTGACAAATCTGCACCATCGAATAGATATTATGGAAACCATCAATCACGGCGTGAAGGCACCACGAGATCCAATGAACGGGTATGGGCTAATCTGTCTTTCATTGCTGGTTCTGGTGATGGCCTCTATCAATTTTATCAACCTTGCGGTAGGTCGGCTGGTCACCCGAACAAAAGAAGTGGGCATTCGCAAAGTTGTAGGTGCTGTGCGCCCTCAACTGATTCGACAATTCTTAAGCGAGTCGATTTTATTGAGCCTTGTAGCTGTAGTTTTGGGTCTGTCACTCGCCGAACTGGTACTGCCGTTTTTTAACGAATTTATGCATCAGAACCTATCCTTCAACAATATTTTTACCTGGCCTGCTTTTGTCTTTTTGATCGCTCTGATCGGAGTTGTCGGCCTCCTGATTGGCAGCTATCCCGCATTTATGATCTCCGGGTTTAATCCGGTTCGCATACTCACCGGGCGGTTTAAGCTGAGCCATCGCAATCTGTTTGGTCGCGGACTCGTCTTTGGACAGTTTGCCGTGTCGAGTGCTTTGATTACCTGCACGCTGATCATGGTCTATCAACTTCAATTTGTAAAAGAAAAAGACCTGGGTTTTAACAAGGAATTTGTCATTGACATTAACACGGATAGTCTTCCTTTTGGCAAGGAGCACGCTTTGCTCAAGAACCGTTATTTGCAACATCACAAGGTAATTGGATGCACGACAGCGAGATACCTGCTGTTCGACAAAAGATCGCAACGCGGGATGGGGTACGAAGGGAAAGATGAACAAGGACAGTCTATACGGGCAAGACGCTTCTATGTAGATTACGATTTTGTAAAAACGTTTGAGATGAAGGTATTATCGGGACGAGATTTTGACTCTAATACGAATGATCAAGCACGGGGCAGTGCGCTCGTGAACGAAGAACTGGTCAAACAGATGGGATGGGACGATCCCCTTGGACAGACCATCACATTTGAGGGCAAAGCAGCACGTTTATTGAGAAAGCCAAAAGGGGTTACCCGGGTCATTGGCGTGGTACAGAATTTTTATTTACTGCCACTCCAGCAAAACGTTCAACCCGCGATGCTTTTACTAAATCCAGGAATAGGAGATGACGCAAGAAACTTCTTTGTGCGGATCAAACCAGACGATGTTGCCGGGACCCTGAAATATCTGGAAACCGGATGGAAAGAGATCGCGCCCGCTGGTGAACCGTTTCTCTTCACGTTTTTGGACGAGGATATTGAGAATTATTACCGGGACTTTTTGAGCTGGAGCAAAATCGTGAGCTATGCAACGATTCTGGCTGTCTTCATCGCATGTCTGGGGGCATTTGGATTAACGGCACTGGCCGTGGCAAGGCGAACTAAAGAAATAGGCATTCGAAAAATTATGGGCGCCTCGGTTTTAAATATTGTATCCCTGCTATCGCGTGAGTTTGTAATACTGGTTATAGTCGCAATTCTATGTGCCTGGCCCCTGACTTATCTGGTAATGATCTGGTGGTTACAGAGTTTTGCCTACCGCATCGGATTGACAGCCGGGGTCTTTGTACTCGGCGCCTTGCTAACG
- a CDS encoding HEPN domain-containing protein, translating to MDASSTNPPGDIQAWVYKAEEDFRTATTMVRKRKEPVPDNVCFCAQQCIEKYLKAFLVLHRIHFPKIHDLLALLDFAVDIDTELEILRDDLNFLSPFAVEFRYPGETATVEESKDAVKVMRRVRRTLRTKLNLEDA from the coding sequence TTGGACGCATCCTCTACAAATCCGCCGGGTGATATACAAGCGTGGGTCTATAAAGCAGAAGAAGACTTTCGCACCGCTACGACAATGGTTCGGAAACGCAAAGAACCTGTTCCCGACAATGTGTGTTTTTGCGCGCAGCAGTGTATAGAAAAGTATCTCAAAGCCTTTCTGGTTCTACATCGCATTCATTTTCCAAAAATTCACGATCTTTTGGCACTGTTAGATTTCGCTGTAGATATTGACACCGAACTCGAGATACTTCGAGATGATCTGAATTTCCTATCCCCATTTGCCGTTGAATTTCGCTATCCCGGAGAAACCGCCACTGTTGAAGAGTCAAAAGATGCGGTTAAAGTTATGCGGCGTGTTCGACGCACTTTGAGGACAAAGTTGAATCTCGAAGATGCCTGA
- a CDS encoding mandelate racemase/muconate lactonizing enzyme family protein: MKITNIETFIVDAGWRPWIFVRVDTDEGISGWGECSDGRSPYGVTGTVRDLTPLLVGKDPRAYEMRFWDMLRGTRQSPGGIAAKAIAGVELALIDIKARALGISVVELFGGPTREQVRVYWSHCGTSRARNSDLLNTPPLRTMDDIAALGREVVERGYTALKTNIVVPGNPASVYFGGFGGEPGTTDGVVSRQILRHIETLIGTFRDAVGPDVDINLDLNFNFKPESCMRIAQVLEQFDLLWLEIDMYEPDAIRQIKDATSTKICTGENLFYMREFIPYFQARSADVFMIDVPWNGFAQSKKVGDLAEAYQLNVAPHNYYSHLSTCISASLCAVLPNVRIMEIDVDDVPWREEMVTNVPHIENGYLTIPSGPGWGIEMVEEVLKAHPWDKGNANW; this comes from the coding sequence ATGAAGATTACCAATATTGAGACGTTTATTGTGGATGCGGGTTGGCGCCCGTGGATATTTGTTCGGGTGGATACCGATGAGGGGATTAGTGGCTGGGGGGAGTGCAGCGATGGCCGCAGTCCGTATGGGGTTACGGGTACGGTGCGCGATTTGACGCCTTTGCTCGTCGGTAAGGATCCGCGCGCTTATGAGATGCGCTTTTGGGATATGTTGCGGGGGACGCGACAGAGTCCGGGGGGTATTGCGGCGAAGGCGATCGCGGGTGTTGAACTCGCGCTTATTGATATTAAGGCGCGTGCGCTCGGTATTTCTGTTGTGGAGCTTTTTGGGGGTCCAACGCGCGAGCAGGTTCGCGTTTATTGGTCGCATTGCGGTACTTCGCGTGCTCGCAATAGCGATTTGCTCAATACGCCACCGCTTCGCACGATGGACGATATTGCCGCGCTGGGGCGGGAGGTTGTGGAGAGGGGATACACGGCGTTGAAGACGAATATCGTGGTACCGGGGAATCCTGCCAGTGTGTATTTTGGGGGTTTTGGCGGCGAACCAGGGACGACGGATGGCGTGGTTTCGCGGCAGATTCTCCGGCATATTGAGACGCTTATTGGTACGTTTCGAGATGCTGTGGGTCCGGATGTCGATATTAATCTGGATCTGAATTTTAATTTCAAACCCGAGTCGTGTATGCGCATTGCCCAGGTGCTGGAGCAATTTGATTTGCTGTGGCTGGAGATCGATATGTACGAGCCAGATGCGATTCGGCAGATTAAGGATGCGACGAGTACTAAAATTTGTACGGGTGAGAATTTGTTTTATATGCGCGAGTTTATTCCTTATTTCCAGGCGCGGTCTGCGGATGTGTTTATGATCGATGTGCCGTGGAATGGGTTTGCCCAGTCGAAGAAGGTGGGGGATTTGGCCGAGGCGTATCAACTCAATGTTGCGCCGCACAATTATTATAGCCATCTTTCGACGTGTATCAGTGCGAGTTTGTGCGCGGTTTTGCCGAATGTGCGTATTATGGAGATTGATGTTGACGATGTGCCCTGGCGCGAAGAGATGGTGACGAATGTGCCGCATATTGAGAATGGGTATTTGACGATTCCCTCAGGTCCGGGATGGGGTATTGAGATGGTTGAAGAGGTGCTCAAAGCACATCCCTGGGATAAGGGGAATGCGAATTGGTAG
- a CDS encoding phytanoyl-CoA dioxygenase family protein → MAIAEAPAVLTEEEMLHFRTRGFLGPYPLCSEAEMADLRPAIEEVLETDPPNGKNRIHNRHLDSRVVYDLSTHPEILSRMVVLYGADLLLWRTNFFIKYKGTKAIPWHQDFNYWPLEPPIIVSAWIAVDASTKENGNLQLIPGSHRKIIPHVKATPDVQFQEMADAGYYDPEQLVDLEMQPGEFILFNERTLHHSKANFSDLRRIGLAVRAIPPIVHVLRYDSDDHGLPIIHGEDTMGFNRVTQPPL, encoded by the coding sequence ATGGCAATAGCTGAAGCACCGGCAGTACTGACGGAGGAGGAGATGCTGCATTTTCGCACGCGGGGCTTTCTCGGTCCGTATCCGCTGTGTTCTGAGGCGGAGATGGCGGATCTTCGACCGGCGATTGAAGAGGTGCTGGAGACCGATCCGCCGAATGGTAAGAATCGCATTCACAACCGGCATCTGGATAGTCGGGTGGTTTACGATTTGTCAACGCATCCCGAGATTCTCAGTCGCATGGTGGTTCTGTACGGGGCGGATTTGTTGTTGTGGCGCACGAATTTTTTTATCAAGTACAAGGGTACGAAGGCGATTCCCTGGCATCAGGATTTCAATTATTGGCCGCTCGAGCCGCCGATTATTGTTTCGGCGTGGATTGCGGTGGATGCTTCGACTAAGGAGAATGGGAATTTGCAGCTTATTCCCGGGTCTCATCGCAAAATTATTCCCCATGTCAAAGCCACGCCCGATGTGCAGTTTCAGGAGATGGCCGATGCGGGGTATTACGATCCGGAGCAACTGGTCGATCTGGAGATGCAACCGGGTGAGTTTATTCTGTTTAATGAGCGCACGTTGCATCATTCGAAAGCCAATTTCTCGGATTTGCGGCGCATTGGTCTGGCTGTGCGCGCGATTCCTCCGATTGTGCATGTTCTCAGGTACGATTCCGACGATCACGGACTTCCGATTATTCACGGGGAAGATACGATGGGGTTTAATCGCGTTACACAACCGCCATTATAA
- a CDS encoding RNA polymerase sigma factor, with product MAPNEEQTMVLKARMGDGIAFGKLYKANVARIYAIVASHTKNKDDIEDLVQIAFIKAYQGLNRFRGDAAFSTWLTRIAMNVCLSHCETQSVRRKWATYFHTPEGMQKIAPSCTQDPETTLHARECQHLVRKSIQTLPQQYREAMRLRYIEDYSYAEIEKAMQVPIGTVKTWLYRGKILLRETIEQEM from the coding sequence ATGGCACCGAACGAAGAACAGACAATGGTACTCAAAGCGCGGATGGGTGATGGGATCGCATTTGGCAAACTGTACAAAGCAAATGTAGCCCGAATTTATGCAATTGTAGCCAGCCACACAAAAAACAAGGACGACATCGAAGACCTGGTCCAAATCGCATTTATAAAAGCATACCAGGGACTCAATCGCTTTCGCGGTGACGCGGCATTCTCAACCTGGTTGACCCGCATAGCCATGAACGTATGCCTCTCGCACTGCGAAACGCAATCTGTGCGGCGCAAATGGGCAACCTATTTTCACACGCCAGAAGGCATGCAAAAAATCGCTCCATCCTGCACACAAGACCCGGAAACCACCCTGCACGCGCGAGAATGCCAACACCTCGTACGCAAAAGCATACAAACACTGCCACAACAATATCGCGAAGCCATGCGCCTGCGTTATATCGAGGACTATTCGTATGCCGAAATCGAAAAAGCAATGCAAGTACCCATAGGCACCGTAAAAACCTGGCTGTACCGCGGGAAAATACTACTTCGAGAAACCATTGAACAAGAAATGTAA
- a CDS encoding phytanoyl-CoA dioxygenase family protein, translating to MNNQQHLFELDVYGFTVVEDVLTTEEAGEMREALMRCEKEFGTEARNRGTARHVANLPVMDRVFHKTIDHPRILPLLEHYLEKSLILGSLNARIVRPGDPDQGLHSDIPLEMLNFSSPVMMNTIWMLDDFSSVNGGTRVVPGSHKSGLVIPPEDVSVKHIAQPEGSAGSVIVINGQIWHAGGANTGTTNRHALFGHYRKRMCMFQVDPHDGFPPEWFDGLTDRQKQLMRMSKGLRSAHAADAHFR from the coding sequence ATGAATAATCAACAACACTTGTTTGAACTCGATGTGTATGGCTTTACGGTTGTTGAAGATGTTTTGACGACTGAGGAAGCAGGTGAGATGCGTGAAGCTCTTATGCGCTGTGAGAAGGAATTTGGCACGGAGGCCAGAAATCGGGGTACTGCTCGGCATGTCGCCAATTTGCCGGTGATGGATCGCGTTTTTCACAAGACTATTGACCATCCACGGATTCTGCCGTTGCTGGAGCATTATCTGGAGAAGTCGCTTATTCTGGGTAGTCTCAATGCCCGCATTGTGCGTCCGGGCGATCCAGACCAGGGTTTGCACAGTGATATTCCGCTGGAGATGCTGAATTTTAGTTCGCCAGTTATGATGAATACGATTTGGATGCTGGATGATTTTTCGTCGGTAAATGGCGGTACGCGCGTGGTGCCGGGGTCTCATAAGAGCGGATTGGTTATTCCGCCAGAGGATGTGTCTGTCAAGCATATTGCACAACCCGAGGGATCTGCGGGTAGTGTTATTGTTATTAACGGTCAAATATGGCATGCGGGCGGCGCGAATACGGGGACGACGAATCGCCATGCGCTGTTCGGTCATTATCGCAAACGGATGTGTATGTTCCAGGTGGATCCCCACGATGGTTTTCCGCCCGAGTGGTTTGATGGGCTTACGGATAGGCAAAAGCAATTGATGCGGATGAGCAAGGGGCTTAGATCTGCTCATGCAGCGGATGCGCATTTCAGGTAG
- a CDS encoding cupin domain-containing protein, which translates to MVEFATKPLPQKPDVTAPDGSDVRILLELKNGGMAHFELPPGKISIAVAHRTVEEIWYIISGQGEMWRKQGNREEIASLAPGVTLTIPQGTHFQFRAHNSEPLCAIAITMPPWPGPDEAYRVQGKWKPRT; encoded by the coding sequence ATGGTCGAATTTGCTACAAAACCCCTGCCCCAAAAACCCGACGTCACCGCACCCGATGGATCCGACGTCCGCATACTCCTCGAACTCAAAAATGGCGGCATGGCCCACTTTGAACTCCCCCCGGGAAAAATATCCATCGCCGTCGCCCACCGCACCGTCGAAGAAATCTGGTACATCATCAGCGGACAGGGCGAAATGTGGCGCAAACAGGGCAACCGCGAAGAAATCGCCTCCCTCGCCCCCGGCGTAACCCTCACCATACCACAGGGCACCCACTTCCAATTTCGCGCCCACAACAGCGAACCACTCTGCGCCATCGCCATCACCATGCCCCCGTGGCCGGGTCCTGATGAAGCCTATCGCGTACAGGGAAAATGGAAACCGAGGACATAA